A region of Triplophysa dalaica isolate WHDGS20190420 chromosome 20, ASM1584641v1, whole genome shotgun sequence DNA encodes the following proteins:
- the mical1 gene encoding F-actin-monooxygenase mical1 yields MANQSDPVNPSHALFDKFGQAQTCKEALQNFSELCRHLELDPKDYKHFYSKLKDRLNYWKAKELWQKIDKRAAHPDYGQGNVCRQNKCLVLGAGPCGLRTAIELALLGAQVVVLEKRGSFARNNVLHLWPYTIRDLRNLGAKKFYGRFCTGTLDHISIRQLQLILLKMALLLGVEVHTGVSFQGLIEPSGTMGWRADLSPKSHPASEFQFDVFISAGGGRYVPDGFKIKELRGKLAIGITANFINHHSKEEAQVPEISGVARIYNQKFFQELQAETGIDLENIVYYKDETHYFVMTAKKASLLKKGVIKQDYSDANQLLAPSNVNQKALLLYAYDAADFSTEHMLPDPEFATNYAGQPDVAMFDFTSMHRAENASLVKERKGKRLLIGLVGDCLVEPFWPLGTGIARGFLASFDAAWMVRNWGKGLPPLQVLAERESVYQLLSQTTPENTSKNYQAYSIDPSTRYPNLKLSIKPKQVQHLYNLEEHQDVKKPILKPKPKKESIRRLEELLSWCQRNTGGYDCVRVKDLSESWRSGLALCALIHHFRPELLEMSSLGEFDATKNNQLAFDLLEKEYGITPVMRASDMSSCGKIDQLSMVVYLTQIRNALTEKDPSNSLSRHNKSLSLARTRSAVFFINKLKHNSLQRRKERLTSKRGSGTEKMKEKEEGSEVKAENPVTPVLSPDMSGSELCYFCQEHLYVLERGSAEGKFFHRGCFKCYLCSSTLRQGGYTFHSNTGRFYCELHSQAEDEEDEEARRASQANAEHGIKEKENEETTTSDERTESPLPHISIRRKGSYKISVDPDFEESTECSAHTDQDDQPSSNPDISHNPPESPPESKDIEGSEAVPVPAPRSSRNPLYPPLPKPRTVHNIVPQDLENQQTEETPSSGDKNGHHDLTLDFKPKQLLRRLQLSQDEKSGLLNLSFSQDSDSETPASSSAASTSSSSKQHEGGEEEGYWSGGTVAGKNLREQRNRKCVRRKSEPPVPARSQHGKIRSKFSPWNLSSPRLQQRFSVLRVGPTGQTQLDHYVSEDDVGVVDDDEEEDDEDLQAEDHFLDCKGADFEISEAEKRDLMKMRTLERKARMSEMHRFQQAQTIQRRLEEIEVTFKDLEEKGVELERALRVEAGSGDSETIENWMELVQDKNTLLSEESDLMVASRQMELEDKQSMLEMELRRYMEMDDSEKSPELQAHEEKILQEMLDVVDMRNSLVSFLEEKRLKELDEEPLGNSIVESKRHSTAGTQVHWA; encoded by the exons ATGGCAAACCAGTCAGACCCTGTCAATCCCAGCCACGCTCTGTTTGATAAATTCGGCCAGGCCCAGACTTGCAAAGAGGCCCTGCAGAACTTCAGCGAGCTCTGTCGCCACCTAGAGTTAGACCCCAAAGACTACAAGCACTTCTACAGCAAACTGAAGGACAGACTGAACTATTGGAAGGCCAAAGAGCTTTGGCAGAAGATAGATAAGAGAGCCGCACATCCAGACTATGGACAGGGTAACGTCTGTCGCCAAAACAAG tgtttagTTTTGGGTGCCGGCCCCTGTGGTCTGAGGACTGCTATCGAGTTGGCATTGCTGGGTGCTCAGGTAGTCGTACTGGAGAAAAGAGGCTCTTTTGCCAGGAATAATGTTCTGCACTTGTGGCCCTACACCATCCGCGATCTGCGCAACCTCGGCGCAAAGAAATTCTACGGAAGATTTTGCACTGGCACCCTCGATCACATCA gtATCCGTCAGCTGCAGTTGATTCTCTTAAAGATGGCTTTGCTTTTGGGAGTTGAGGTTCACACAGGTGTGTCTTTTCAAGGTCTGATCGAACCATCAGGAACCATGG GATGGAGAGCGGATCTGTCGCCAAAGTCCCATCCAGCCTCTGAGTTTcagtttgatgtttttatttcagccgGTGGAGGCCGATACGTGCCTGATG GCTTTAAGATAAAGGAGCTCAGGGGAAAACTGGCTATCGGTATTACGGCAAACTTCATCAACCATCACTCTAAAGAGGAAGCTCAAGTGCCTGAGATCAGTGGAGTCGCACGGATATACAACCAGAAATTCTTTCAAGAGCTGCAAGCTGAGACgg GCATTGATTTAGAAAACATTGTCTACTACAAAGATGAAACGCACTATTTTGTCATGACTGCAAAGAAAGCCAGCTTGTTGAAGAAAGGCGTAAtaaagcag GACTACAGTGACGCCAACCAGCTGCTGGCACCGTCAAACGTCAACCAGAAGGCTCTGCTTCTGTACGCCTACGACGCGGCCGACTTCTCCACAGAACACATGCTGCCGGACCCGGAATTCGCAACGAACTACGCGGGCCAACCGGACGTAGCGATGTTTGACTTTACATCCATGCACAGAGCAGAGAACGCTTCTCTGGTCAAAGAGAGGAAAGGAAAAAGGCTCCTCATCGGATTAGTGGGTGACTGTCTGGTCGAG CCATTTTGGCCTCTGGGCACAGGGATCGCTCGTGGTTTTCTGGCTTCGTTTGATGCTGCATGGATGGTCAGAAACTGGGGAAAAGGTCTGCCGCCCCTGCAAGTTCTGGCTGAGAG GGAGAGTGTGTATCAGTTACTCTCACAGACCACCCCTGAAAACACCAGCAAAAATTACCAAGCATACAGCATTGACCCGTCCACACGTTACCCAAACCTCAAGCTGTCTATCAAACCCAAACAg GTCCAACATTTGTACAATTTGGAGGAACACCAAGATGTCAAGAAACCCATTTTAAAACCAAAGCCCAAAAAAG AGTCCATCAGACGTTTGGAGGAGTTGCTGTCCTGGTGTCAGAGAAACACAGGCGGGTACGACTGCGTGAGGGTGAAAGATCTGAGCGAATCCTGGAGGTCCGGCTTGGCTCTCTGCGCTCTCATCCACCACTTCAGACCTGAACTTCT TGAAATGTCCTCTTTGGGTGAATTTGATGCCACTAAAAACAACCAGCTGGCCTTTGACCTGTTGGAGAAAGAGTACGGCATCACCCCTGTCATGCGTGCCAGCGATATGAGCAGCTGCGGTAAAATTGATCAGCTTTCAATGGTGGTGTACCTCACGCAGATCCGCAACGCCCTTACTGAGAA AGATCCCTCGAACAGTCTCTCGCGCCACAACAAGAGCCTATCTCTCGCCAGAACCCGATCGGCTGTGTTCTTCATCAACAAACTCAAGCACAACTCCCTCCAAAGACGCAAG GAACGACTGACATCAAAACGTGGATCAGGAACGGAGAAGATGAAGGAGAAAGAAGAAGGCAGTGAGGTGAAAGCGGAAAAC CCTGTGACGCCCGTGTTGTCTCCAGATATGAGCGGCAGCGAGCTCTGTTATTTCTGCCAGGAGCATCTCTATGTGCTGGAGAGAGGGAGCGCTGAGGGAAAGTTCTTCCACCGGGGCTGTTTCAAGTGTTATCTGTGCAGCTCCACCCTTCGGCAGGGCGGATACACCTTCCACTCCAACACCG GGAGATTTTACTGCGAGCTACACTCTCAAGCtgaggatgaggaggatgaggaaGCTCGCAGAGCCTCACAG GCTAATGCTGAGCACGGCATTAAAGAGAAAGAGAACGAAGAAACAACAACAAGTGATGAGCGAACTGAATCCCCTCTGCCGCATATATCAATCAGGCGAAAAGGCTCGTATAAAATCTCTGTTGATCCTGACTTTGAAGAATCAACAGAATGCTCAGCCCATACAGATCAGGACGACCAACCGTCATCCAACCCAGACATCTCTCACAATCCTCCAGAGAGCCCGCCAGAGTCCAAAGACATCGAGGGCAGTGAGGCAGTTCCAGTGCCGGCCCCTCGAAGTTCCCGAAATCCACTCTACCCTCCGCTCCCCAAACCTCGCACGGTCCATAACATAGTTCCCCAAGACCTCGAGAACCAGCAGACAGAAGAAACTCCATCGTCTGGGGACAAGAACGGCCATCATGACCTCACGCTCGACTTTAAACCCAAACAGTTACTGCGAAGACTTCAGCTGAGCCAAGACGAGAAGTCCGGTCTTCTCAACCTTAGCTTCAGTCAGGACTCGGACTCCGAGACGCCCGCTTCTTCTTCCGCTGCGTCAACATCCTCTTCCTCCAAGCAGCATGAAGGAGGTGAGGAGGAGGGTTACTGGAGCGGAGGAACTGTGGCAGGGAAGAACCTGCGAGAGCAACGGAACCGCAAGTGCGTAAGGAGGAAGAGCGAACCGCCGGTCCCCGCACGATCACAACACGGCAAGATCCGTTCCAAATTCTCACCCTGGAATCTGTCATCACCGAGGCTGCAACAGCGCTTCAGTGTGCTCCGGGTCGGACCAACAG GACAAACCCAGCTGGACCATTACGTATCAGAAGATGACGTTGGAGTTGTggatgatgatgaggaagagGACGATGAGGATCTTCAAGCCGAAGATCATTTTCTGGATTGCAAG GGAGCTGATTTTGAGATTTCAGAGGCTGAGAAACGAGACCTGATGAAGATGAGAACCCTGGAGCGCAAAGCCAGGATGAGCGAAATGCATCGTTTCCAACAAGCCCAG ACGATTCAGAGGAGGCTGGAGGAGATAGAAGTGACCTTTAAAGATCTGGAGGAGAAAGGAGTAGAGCTGGAGAGAGCTTTGAGAGTAGAGGCTG GTTCAGGTGACTCTGAAACAATAGAAAACTGGATGGAGCTGGTCCAGGATAAGAACACTCTTCTCTCAGAGGAGTCTGATCTGATGGTGGC GTCTCGACAGATGGAGCTGGAAGACAAACAGAGCATGTTAGAGATGGAGCTACGGAGATACATGGAGATGGATG ACTCTGAGAAGAGTCCTGAGCTGCAAGCTCACGAGGAGAAGATCCTGCAGGAGATGTTGGATGTGGTGGACATGAGGAATTCACTGGTGTCCTTCCTGGAGGAGAAGAGACTGAAGGAGCTCGACGAGGAGCCTCTGGGAAATTCAATAGTAGAATCCAAGAGACATTCGACTGCTGGAACGCAGGTGCACTGGGCCTGA